Genomic segment of Paenalkalicoccus suaedae:
GCTTGCGCTTCTTCAAAAAGCGAGCAATGACAAGCTGAATAAATAATGCGATTCCTGTACCAAACATCACGATAAGCGCTGGAGCAATGACTGTCAGCTCATCAATAAATCCAAGCATTGGAGCTAGTGCTTCCTCTTGGTCCTGAGTAACGCCAAACAGCTCCTCTGTCTGCTCCACAGACTCTGTCATAGCCGTCTGAATCTCTTCTACCGGGTTAACATTTAAGAATATAATTGCTCCCAAATATAACGCCAGTATGCCACCAATCGTACTTAGCGCTGATCCAGCAAACACACCGAAAGCCGATTTTTTTTGCCGATAAAGCTCCCCGATAATAATCCCTGTTATTCCATTAAGGAAGATGGATAAAAGAGAAACTGGTCCTGCTAAGAGGAAAAATAGCAGAAATGCTCCGCTCAGGGCAACCGCTCCGCTTTTCCACGAATAGCGATACGTAAATAACGCTAATGGCACAGCAGCAAAAAAGAAGGTCACAAGTCCTACTATCGGAACGAGTAACGTTAAAAACCCTAAAAGAACATAGACGGCGATAGCAATGATACCGTCTTTAAACATAGTTGATTGTTCCATTCATGTACCTCATTTCTAGCTTCTTCTTAACCTGTCTATTTTATCACGCTATCGCTTAAAAAAACAAAGTATGGCGGTCGTGGGACTTTTGAGTACGAAAATTGGAGTCAAATGGCGCCATGACAATACATCGTCATGGCGCCATTTCTCCAAATATTTGGTAGCACGCATTTACTAGCTATACGTACGTATTTACTCGAGTAGACCACTTTCCTGAAGGAATTCTTCTGCTACCTCGTCCACATTTCGTTGCTCAATATCGACCTGGTAGTTAAGCTCAGCCATAATTTCACTGTCTAAAATATCGGCCATTCTCTGGAACACTTCCTCCATCTCTGGGAACTCTTCATAAATTTCCGTAGTCATAGATACCGCAGCACTATAGGCTGGGAAGAAATCCATGTCATCCTCAAGATTAATTAAGTTAAGCTCTGGAATACGGCTGTCTGTCGAGAATCCTACTGCAACTTCCACCTCTTCGTTCCCAATAGCATCGTAGTTAAGACCATAGTTCATCTCAATTACTTGAGCATCACCAAACTCGAAGCCGTAAGTCTCGTAGACACCTGGAAGACCATCTGGACGGTTTGCAAACTCTGCGTCCGATGCCATACGGAATTCACCAGGATTATCATTTACATAATCTGATAAGTCACTAATGCTCTCAATTCCAAGCTCATTCGCCTGATCCTCACGCATAACTAGTGTATACGTGTTATTAACTTCAGATATATTTGTCCACGTGATACCTTGCTCTCCATCCACTTCTTGAATACGAGCAAATGCCTCATCAACATCTGCAATTGGATCTTCTCCGTTATACGTAACAAGGCCTGTACCTGTATAATCCCATGTCACGTCAACTTGACCGTTTTCTAATGCTTGGCGAAGTGCTGTAGAACCAAGATTATCTCTCATTTCTACCTCGTAGCCTTCTTGTTCAAGTAAAAGCTCTGTCATCTTTGCTAAGATAAATTGTTCTGTAAAGTTTTTAGCACCTACTGTTACTTGATCTCCGCTTGAGCATGCCCCAAGTAATGCTACAGACGCTAACCCAACTACACCAATTGCTTTTTTCATCGTTTCATTCGCCCCTTTTATCTCATTTTATTAGGCTTGCTTAATCGCAGCCTGTCTAGCTAGTCGTAACCCTTTTGGTACAACAGCAAATTGAAGCCCTCTAAACATATAGTCAACTAAAATTGCTAATAAAGTGACTGGTACAGCTCCTGAAATCAAAAATTGCGGATCGAATAATTGAATCCCTGTAAAGATCCACACTCCGAGACCTCCGCCACCAATTAAGTAAGCTAGCGCCGCTGTACCGATATTCAGTACGACCGCTGTACGTATACCTGCAAGTATCGAGTATGACGCTGACGGAAGCTCAATTTTAAACAGAATTTGAGCTGGAGTCAGTCCCATTCCTTTCGCAGCATCTTTTGCAGCTGGATCGACGGAATCAAGACCTGCTATCGTATTTTGCAGGATCGGTAATAAGGAATAAATGAAGAGCGCCACAATCGCTGCTCGAATACCGATTCCTAAAAAGCCCATTGCAAGTGCGAGAATCGCAATACTTGGGATCGTTTGTCCAAGGTTTGCAATGTTAACCAATAACCACTCTGACTTTCTAAACTTTGGTCGTGTGATAAATATTCCAAGAGGTACGGCAATGACTATTGCAAGCCCTGCTGATATTCCAACCATCGTTAAGTGCTGACTTAATAGATTAAAAAACGTACCTGGACTCTCATATATTTTGGCGAACGCTTCGCTTGTGAATGCCCACCAGAAGAAAGCTATAATGAGAACCCAAAACACGATTTTGACTGCTAGCGCAATCGCTTTGTTACGTGTCATGAATGTGTCCTCCTTATGCTTTTGTTTTTACTTCCTTCTCTAAGAATTCCTCGATTAAACCAAGGGACAATCTTCCAGCAATTTCGCCTGTTTCGTTCGTTGCGACAATTTGGTCTGCCTCACGATTAAGTAGCATCGCAATAACATTACGAAGAGACGTATGCATATCTACTTTTTTTGTATCTGTAATCGTTTGATCTGCCGCTTTTAGGTTCATCGTGTCCATTAGATGAGCTACCGTGTAAAGACTCATACTCTTTAAGACGCGATCTTGTCCAACGAATTCAGACACAAACTCGTTAGATGGACGATTAAGAAGGTTTGTTGGTGTATCATACTGCATGATTTCTCCGCCACGTAATAAAGCAATACGGTCACCCATTCTTACTGCTTCATCAATATCATGACTAACGAATAGAATGGTTTTCTTCACTTCTCTTTGAATCTTTAAAAACTCATCCTGAATACTTGTACGAATTATGGGATCAAGCGCTCCAAAAGGCTCGTCCATAAGCATAACCGGTGGGTCTGCTGCTAATGCTCGTGCCACACCAACTCGTTGTTGCTGTCCACCAGATAGCTCGTGTGGGTATCTGTTGCGAAACTCGTCTGGCGCAAGGCCAACAAGATCACTTAAGTAGTTAAAGCGTTCACGCTTTTTGACTCGATCCCATCCAAGTAGATCTGGCACAATCATCATATTATCTTCGATCGTCATATTCGGGAATAATCCGTTACTTTGGATAACATACCCAATATTTCTTCTCATCTCGATTTTATTTAACTCCGAAATGCTCTTACCTTGAACGCGAATATCGCCTTCAGTCATTGTCTCTAACTGGTTTACCATTCGTAGTAATGTTGTTTTCCCACAACCAGAAGGACCTAATAAAATAACAAACTCTCCATCATTAACTGTGAGGTCAATGTTATTGATTGCCTTCACATCACCGTTATATACCTTTGTAACTTGATCAAATTCAATCATCGTACGTCACCTCATCATCTCTCGTTATTGCACACCCTTTGGTGTGAATTTGCGTTGAATTAGCTTTAATGTCTGATCTGCAATTATTGCAAGTATTGAAACCGCAATCGCTCCTGTTAGGACCATGTTAGAATTCCCTCTACTGATACCTGAGTTGATTAAGACACCAAGCCCTCCAGAACCAATAAATGCCGCAATCGCTCCAATTCCAATGCTTAATACAGTAGCTGTACGAACACCTGCCATGATCAGCGGTAATCCATTCGGAATTTCTACTTTTATTAATCGTTGAAATGTCGTCATCCCTATCCCTTTTGCAGCATCTCGAATATTCGGATCAACGTTATTTATCGCTGTATACGTATTTCGAATAATTGGTAACTGAGAATAAAGAATTAAGGCAATAACTGCTGGTAGAAAACCAACCCCTTGATTAATGACTGATAGAATAGGAATCATTACTCCAAATAGAGCAATACTCGGAATAGTCAGGATAATCGAAGCAACCTGAAGAACCGTCTCAGCTAAATCTTCGTTTGCTGTTAAGTAGATGCCTAATGGAATTCCTATTAACATTGCAATAATTAACGCTACTCCAACGAGCTGAATATGTTCAATCGTGTAAGAGAGAATATTAGAAAAGTCTCTGCTAATATAATCAATTAGTCCACTCATTTCGTGCACCTCCTTGATAAGTATTACGTGATTTTTACACACTCTTATAATGTTAGACGTCTTCCCTTTTTAAAACCAATACTATAAGACGTGATAAAAGGTCCTAGTTTAGGTCTTACCACGACAAAGCATGCTGACATACAGCGTTCTTTTTATTGCGCTTATTTACGCGATGATGATCATGATTGCTTCAAAATGGGGAGGGGAAATGCCCTAATAATGGGAAAAGTGAGAGGAAGGACTCATCTCTCGAGATGAAACTCGTCTAACATTGTCGTACTATGTAAAAAGAGTGCTTTAGAAAATAACGTATAGTAGTACTTTGAACTAATACCCTTTAAAAATGTCGATTAAACGTATAATATGAAATAATGTTAACTTTTATGTATTTTTTTGTGTAATTAGTAAATGAGGTTTAACCTTTCATCAATACCCCTCATGGATTAATTTTTGTTTACCTAACTTCTTTTTCTCTCTATATACAAAAAAGAACCATAGCCTCGGGGCCATGGTTCTTATCTTTATAGACTACTCCGTTACGAATGGTAAAAGAGCCATTGTACGTGCGCGTTTAACCGCACGAGTTAACTGGCGCTGATACTTCGCAGAAGTTCCAGTTACTCGGCGAGGAAGAATTTTTCCACGCTCAGAGATGAACTTCTTTAGTAGGTCCGTATCCTTATAATCAATCTTCTTGATCTTGTTTACTGTAAAGTAACAAACTTTACGGCGTCTTGGACGACCACGACGTGCCATAATGAACAACCTCCTTCTTATATAAGTTTAGTAAACCCGCAAACAGCGGTTTTATTAGAATGGTAAATCATCGTCATCAATGTCGATTGGCTTGCCATCACTAGCAAACGGATCGTCATTTGACTGATTTCCTTGACCGAAACCTGATCCAGGTCCCTGATTTGAATTACCGTAGCCGCCTTGCTGGTCATTATTATTGTTCCCGTATCCACCTTGTTGTGGTGGTGGAGAACCATACTGCTGACCACCTTGATTACCGCCACCATTGTTAGATCCACCACTACGTGGCTCTAAGAACTGGACGCTATCTGCGACTACTTCAGTCGTATACACACGACGTCCCTCATTATTATCATAGCTACGGGTTTGCATGCGACCGTCAACACCAGCAAGACTACCTTTTTTGAGGAAGTTCGCTACGTTCTCGGCCGGCTTACGCCAAACGACGCAGTTGATAAAATCAGCTTCACGGTTGCCCTGCTGATTTGAGAAAGGTCGGTTTACAGCTAATGTGAACGATGCAACGGCAATTCCGTTTGCTGTATAACGTAATTCAGGATCCTTCGTTAATCGTCCTACAAGAACGACGCGATTTAACATCCGAATTCCTCCCTGGACTGTGGTTTCAATCTATTTTTTATTAGTCATCTTCACGTACGATTAGAGAACGTAAGATGTTATCATTAATTGCACTTAGGCGTGTGAATTCATCAAGTGCTAGCTTTGGAGCATTAACTTGAAGAATTACGTAGAATCCGTCAGCGAAGTCGTTGATCTCATAAGCGAGACGCTTCTTACCAACCTCTTTCGTTTCCGTTACCTCTGCGCCATTGTCCGTTAGGATTGTGTTGAAACGTTCAACAGTTTCCTTCGTCTGAGCTTCCTCAAGATCTGGGCGGACGATGTACATGATTTCATAATTGCGCATGTTCTGTCACCTCCTTTTGGTCTAGGCCCTTTCCGTTAGAGAAAAGAGCAAGGAGCAAGCTAATTGCTCGCAAGTTCTTATTGTACCAGAAGTTTGTCCTTCGTACAACTAATTTTTGAAAGTAAACACACTAAAAAAGGAGAGCAATGCGGTCATCTCGCATGCTCTCCAGCAGAATTTTTATACGTTAAAGCGGAAATGAATCACATCTCCATCTTGGACGATGTATTCTTTACCTTCTAAACGCACTTTCCCTTTTTCTTTTGCAGTGGCCATGTTACCTGCATCAATTAAATCATCATACCCAACAATTTCAGCACGAATAAAGCCACGCTCAAAGTCTGTATGAATAACACCCGCTGCTTGAGGAGCCTTCGTACCTTGACGAATCGTCCACGCTCGTACTTCTTGCTTACCAGCTGTGAAATACGTCTCTAATCCAAGTAGATTATAAGCTGCACGGATAAGCTGATCTAAACCAGACTCTTCGATTCCTAAATCATCTAAGAACTCTTGCTTTTCTTCCCCTTCGAGCTCTGCGATTTCCGATTCAATCTTTGCACAAACAACAATTACCTCGGAGTTCTCTTCCGCTGCAAAGTCACGAACCTTTTGAACGTAAGGATTATCGTCCGCATCAAGAATCTCATCTTCACTAACGTTTGCTACATAAAGAATTGGCTTCCACGTTAGTAAGTGTAATCCCTTTGCAATTTTCTCCTGCTCTTGCGTAAAGGTTACGCTTCGTGCTGGCTTCTCGTTCTCAAAGGCATCACGTAGCTTTACAAGCACTTCATACTCCGCTACAGCATCCTTATCCTTTGACTTCGCCATCTTCTCAACCTTGCCAATACGTTTTTCGATTGTTTCAAGGTCTGCTAGAATTAGCTCTAAATTAATAATTTGAATATCACGAATTGGATCTACGCTACCTGACACGTGTGTGATATTTTCGTCAACAAAGCAACGTACAACATGAGAAATAGCGTCTACTTCACGAATGTGAGATAAAAACTTATTCCCTAGGCCTTCTCCTTTACTTGCTCCTTCTACGATTCCAGCAATATCTGTAAATTCAAACGCTGTTGGTACTGTTTTATGTGGATCAACAAGCTCTGTAAGCTTCTGTAAACGATGATCAGGAACTTCTACAATTCCTACGTTCGGATCAATCGTACAGAAAGGATAGTTTGCTGATTCTGCACCTGCTTGTGTAATTGCATTAAATAACGTCGACTTACCTACGTTTGGTAACCCGACAATTCCTGTTGTTAGTGCCATACATCATGCCCCTTCTCGTTATATACCTAAATCAAAACGTCTCTACATCCTTATTAATTATAGAGATGTCAGTGACTTTTCGCAACACCTACTGCTCACGCTCATCTTGACCGATAACCCGTTTCACCTTTTTGGCAAAGTCTTTGCGGGGTAACATGACACTGTGATCGCACCCCATGCATTTAATACGTATATCCATCCCCATTCGGATGATTTTCCATCGATTAACCCCACATGGATGCTGCTTCTTCATTTCTACAACGTCATTCAGCTCAAATTGTTTTTCTGGCATTGCCTACCACCTCTACTCCAAATTATCTTTTCTTATTATACATAATCTTTCTCCTCACCGACATAGTGAATACGAAGTGGATATAGAAGAATTGCAAGCAATAGATATACATTTAATAATCCATAGATTGGATATAAAACATTTACAAGTGTCACAAATCCAATACTTGATAGTGGTAGCATAAGTAGGAGCAATATCGCCGCGATCTTTGTGATAGAAAAGCGGAAAAATTGCTTTATTCTTGCTGATAGTCCAAATAATCCTGAAGCTGCAGTTGTAAAGATAGCTCCCCAGAGTAGAACCGTCATAACTATTGTTAATAAAGGAGTCACATCCTTTAATAATGCAAACAGAGGAATATCGTAGATCACCATTTCATGTGCGTATTTAATGAGGACATGATTATACAGTAACGTCATACCACCTAATATACCTGCACTTCCAATACTCGTTACATAAATATCATGAGTTGTAAGCTTGTTACCAACCGCTCCAATTACCGCTATAACAGGTAGTATATTAAGGGATGTAAACGTAAAGGCTTGACCAAGTTCTCTTAAACTTAATGTATCTATTTGTAACGGATATCCCACTGTCATGTGTATGAGGAGCATAGCTAAAATAAATAGCAGCATTGGAACAACTAACGCGTTCATGATAGCCATTCCGCTAATACCGTTTTTTATAACGATCAAAAGCATTATTGCCATGATAGCAACACCTAGTAGTGGGCTAACTCCAAAACTTTCAAGAGTAATACTCCCTCCTGCTAGCATGACAACCGTTACAGTAAATAAGTATAAGAGCATAAGTACATCATAAACTCGTCCAATTTTCACTCCGACTATTGCTTGAAGAATTGGTGCATAGTGGGTAGTCCCTTTCTTACTTGCAATGGATAAAGTGATTGTGAGAGCGAGACAAAACAACACACTAAAAATTAGAATAGCGCCATTGTTCCCTTCTCCAAAAAACTGCCATATCTCTCTCCCTGATGCATACCCTGCGCCAATAGTCGTTCCCACTATAATTAACATCCATTTTATACTTCTCAAGAAATACTCCCCTCCCTGTACGTATACATTCCATGCGACAGCCGTATACTGCTACTACTATTGCAATACCAGGAGGGTTATGATGACAAAACTACAAATAGAGCCATTAATACGCATTCCTTATTATCAATATGATGCCGTGTACGCTCTATCTTCTAAACTTTTCAAACTTCTTCCACTATCGCGTCCGATTATTGTCCTTAATATAGGAACAGATCGTTCTACAGGAGACTGCCTTGGCCCCTTAATCGGGACAAAACTTCTTCAAAAACGATGCCCTGCTTTTCATATCATTGGGACATTAGAAGAGCCTGTTCATGCAAAAAACTTAACGCAAAGCATTGAGACTATATATGACTCCTATCATGAACCCTTTGTTATTGCTATAGATGCTGCTCTTGGAAGAAGAGAGCATATCGGTCATATTACGTTGAGAGAAGGTCCCGTTCGTCCTGGTGCCGCACTCAAAAAAACACTTCCTGAAATCGGAGATGCTCATCTTACTGGAGTTGTAAATATTGCTGGATATATGGAGAACGCTGTTCTTCAAAGTACAAGATTAGCGTCTGTGATGAATATTGCAGACTGTATAACGAGATCTATTTACCGCACTGGTCTATGGCAGATGCGAAGACAACAGGTCCTTACTCTCCCATCTACAGGCATTTAAACGCAAAAAGCACCTTAGCTTTGATTAAAGTCTAAGGTGCTTTTTAACAGGTATGAACACATTTTTTAGAAGAAGCTCGACTGCAGGAGAACAAGGAAAATAATGACAGGGATAGCAGGTAGCATATTAGCAACTCTTATAGATGTAATACCAAGTAAGTTAGTAGCAATCCCTATAATCATAACTCCTCCAACTGCTGTTAATTCAGCGATAAACAGCTGGAGTAATTCCTCTGGAATCCATTGAATAATGAGCGTTGCAGCTAACGCAATGGACCCTTGATATAATACTACTGGTATGGCAGAAAACAAGACGCCAATGCCTAAAGTAGCAGAGAAAATAATTGCAGAAAATCCATCGAGCATGGACTTCGTTAATAGGACAGAATGGTCCTGCCTAAATCCACTGTCTAATGCACCTATAATAGCCATTGCCCCAACAACATAAAGTAACGTCGCAGCTACAAATCCTTCTGATAATCTATCATTCTCGTTACGCTTCCATTTTCGCTCCATATAGCCGCCAAGCTCATTTAACTTCCCTTCGATTGATATGCGCTCTCCTATTACGGAGCCAATAGCTAAGCTAATAATGACGTAAAGCATATTTGTTCCTTCTAATGCCATCGAGAAGCCAAGTACTAAGACAGCTAACCCTATTCCTTTCATTACAGTCTCTTGCATAGAGGGAGAAAAATGTTTTAAGCGAACTCCAATGAGTGCGCCAACAACAATTGCTAAC
This window contains:
- a CDS encoding YybS family protein — its product is MEQSTMFKDGIIAIAVYVLLGFLTLLVPIVGLVTFFFAAVPLALFTYRYSWKSGAVALSGAFLLFFLLAGPVSLLSIFLNGITGIIIGELYRQKKSAFGVFAGSALSTIGGILALYLGAIIFLNVNPVEEIQTAMTESVEQTEELFGVTQDQEEALAPMLGFIDELTVIAPALIVMFGTGIALFIQLVIARFLKKRKLPYAPFPPLREWSLPKSFFWYYLLTFVFLFAQPEPGTTFYTVGANLTPVLEAAMFIQGVTFLFFFFHMKKLNKIIPILITVFALLLPIFLPIIRILGIIDLGFDLRKRLNSQN
- a CDS encoding glycine betaine ABC transporter substrate-binding protein, with protein sequence MKKAIGVVGLASVALLGACSSGDQVTVGAKNFTEQFILAKMTELLLEQEGYEVEMRDNLGSTALRQALENGQVDVTWDYTGTGLVTYNGEDPIADVDEAFARIQEVDGEQGITWTNISEVNNTYTLVMREDQANELGIESISDLSDYVNDNPGEFRMASDAEFANRPDGLPGVYETYGFEFGDAQVIEMNYGLNYDAIGNEEVEVAVGFSTDSRIPELNLINLEDDMDFFPAYSAAVSMTTEIYEEFPEMEEVFQRMADILDSEIMAELNYQVDIEQRNVDEVAEEFLQESGLLE
- a CDS encoding ABC transporter permease, which gives rise to MTRNKAIALAVKIVFWVLIIAFFWWAFTSEAFAKIYESPGTFFNLLSQHLTMVGISAGLAIVIAVPLGIFITRPKFRKSEWLLVNIANLGQTIPSIAILALAMGFLGIGIRAAIVALFIYSLLPILQNTIAGLDSVDPAAKDAAKGMGLTPAQILFKIELPSASYSILAGIRTAVVLNIGTAALAYLIGGGGLGVWIFTGIQLFDPQFLISGAVPVTLLAILVDYMFRGLQFAVVPKGLRLARQAAIKQA
- a CDS encoding ABC transporter ATP-binding protein produces the protein MIEFDQVTKVYNGDVKAINNIDLTVNDGEFVILLGPSGCGKTTLLRMVNQLETMTEGDIRVQGKSISELNKIEMRRNIGYVIQSNGLFPNMTIEDNMMIVPDLLGWDRVKKRERFNYLSDLVGLAPDEFRNRYPHELSGGQQQRVGVARALAADPPVMLMDEPFGALDPIIRTSIQDEFLKIQREVKKTILFVSHDIDEAVRMGDRIALLRGGEIMQYDTPTNLLNRPSNEFVSEFVGQDRVLKSMSLYTVAHLMDTMNLKAADQTITDTKKVDMHTSLRNVIAMLLNREADQIVATNETGEIAGRLSLGLIEEFLEKEVKTKA
- a CDS encoding ABC transporter permease, with the protein product MSGLIDYISRDFSNILSYTIEHIQLVGVALIIAMLIGIPLGIYLTANEDLAETVLQVASIILTIPSIALFGVMIPILSVINQGVGFLPAVIALILYSQLPIIRNTYTAINNVDPNIRDAAKGIGMTTFQRLIKVEIPNGLPLIMAGVRTATVLSIGIGAIAAFIGSGGLGVLINSGISRGNSNMVLTGAIAVSILAIIADQTLKLIQRKFTPKGVQ
- the rpsR gene encoding 30S ribosomal protein S18, with product MARRGRPRRRKVCYFTVNKIKKIDYKDTDLLKKFISERGKILPRRVTGTSAKYQRQLTRAVKRARTMALLPFVTE
- the ssb gene encoding single-stranded DNA-binding protein; its protein translation is MLNRVVLVGRLTKDPELRYTANGIAVASFTLAVNRPFSNQQGNREADFINCVVWRKPAENVANFLKKGSLAGVDGRMQTRSYDNNEGRRVYTTEVVADSVQFLEPRSGGSNNGGGNQGGQQYGSPPPQQGGYGNNNNDQQGGYGNSNQGPGSGFGQGNQSNDDPFASDGKPIDIDDDDLPF
- the rpsF gene encoding 30S ribosomal protein S6, producing the protein MRNYEIMYIVRPDLEEAQTKETVERFNTILTDNGAEVTETKEVGKKRLAYEINDFADGFYVILQVNAPKLALDEFTRLSAINDNILRSLIVREDD
- the ychF gene encoding redox-regulated ATPase YchF gives rise to the protein MALTTGIVGLPNVGKSTLFNAITQAGAESANYPFCTIDPNVGIVEVPDHRLQKLTELVDPHKTVPTAFEFTDIAGIVEGASKGEGLGNKFLSHIREVDAISHVVRCFVDENITHVSGSVDPIRDIQIINLELILADLETIEKRIGKVEKMAKSKDKDAVAEYEVLVKLRDAFENEKPARSVTFTQEQEKIAKGLHLLTWKPILYVANVSEDEILDADDNPYVQKVRDFAAEENSEVIVVCAKIESEIAELEGEEKQEFLDDLGIEESGLDQLIRAAYNLLGLETYFTAGKQEVRAWTIRQGTKAPQAAGVIHTDFERGFIRAEIVGYDDLIDAGNMATAKEKGKVRLEGKEYIVQDGDVIHFRFNV
- a CDS encoding DUF951 domain-containing protein, whose translation is MPEKQFELNDVVEMKKQHPCGVNRWKIIRMGMDIRIKCMGCDHSVMLPRKDFAKKVKRVIGQDEREQ
- the yyaC gene encoding spore protease YyaC gives rise to the protein MMTKLQIEPLIRIPYYQYDAVYALSSKLFKLLPLSRPIIVLNIGTDRSTGDCLGPLIGTKLLQKRCPAFHIIGTLEEPVHAKNLTQSIETIYDSYHEPFVIAIDAALGRREHIGHITLREGPVRPGAALKKTLPEIGDAHLTGVVNIAGYMENAVLQSTRLASVMNIADCITRSIYRTGLWQMRRQQVLTLPSTGI
- a CDS encoding DUF554 domain-containing protein → MVLFGTIVNGLAIVVGALIGVRLKHFSPSMQETVMKGIGLAVLVLGFSMALEGTNMLYVIISLAIGSVIGERISIEGKLNELGGYMERKWKRNENDRLSEGFVAATLLYVVGAMAIIGALDSGFRQDHSVLLTKSMLDGFSAIIFSATLGIGVLFSAIPVVLYQGSIALAATLIIQWIPEELLQLFIAELTAVGGVMIIGIATNLLGITSIRVANMLPAIPVIIFLVLLQSSFF